A region of the Hydra vulgaris chromosome 12, alternate assembly HydraT2T_AEP genome:
TATAGCGGCTACCACTAATGCTCCACTAAATAACTGATGAgcaaaaatctaataaactgCTCAAAAATGTCTATATAGGTCCACTGCATATCcactaaaacaatgtttgcCGTCATCTATccctaaatttaatattatccCAGCAAACATTGTATAGCGGAATTTCAGTGGACCTGTAGTTTTGCTCGTAGATTACTTAGTAGAGTAATAATGGCAGCCGCCAAAAGGGGCTAGCTAATGACTAGCCATTATTGACATGTCAGAAAGTTATCGGCTGGCCATTTGTAGCGGCAGCCACTAGGTATTTATAGCGACTACCCACTAGGTAGCCGATAATACAAATCCATTAAAACTATGTTTGCTGggatattactttttttctacagtgtgaatatactaataataaagaCAAACAtctatattgaaaaatttaatttattcaaaacttatGTCAAAAATTTGATCGTACATTACATGAACTCCGCATTCACCTAACGCTGAAATATCAAGATAATGACGTCGATAAGTGTTAAAACCTATTAGACGCAATTCCGATTCAGTAATACTATTGTATATGCAATCTTTACACTTTTCTTGCCACTTAGTCCATATTGCATCAAGCATTGCATGGTGGCTCCAAAATTCCGGAGAATAAGCAGCATACTGTGTTTGCATATGGCCccctaaaaaaagttatttttttatttttggagtGTTTTGATTTCAGGtagcttattaaaaattaagttattaagttgcaatacaaagttttaaatttatattgcaatagttttttataaatagtttaaagaaaagtagtttttgtttactaacCAATTCTGTTATGAACTTTGTTGTGCCACAATCGACGAAGAGTGTTCtcaaatgttaaaaagttttcaggttttatttttttcattacatcaattATTTCCGATATATTAGGCACAGCTCCATTAAATCTTCTGCGCAAACATTTGTTGTATATAGGTAAACGTgatgtttcaaaacatttttttgactCTGCTGTTATTTCTTCATCTTCTCCTAAACATGTTTCATTTCTAATAATTTCCATATCTTCTAGTCTTAATTGCCAGTTTTCTGCACTAAAAATACCTTTTCCAACACAGTAAGCAATATTTTTGTCACCGTCGCTACCAAATCCTCCATCATCGTCCCACATGTGATACGTAGGTGTCGACTTCCAAATAACATGAGAATAACTGGCCCAGTTCCAAACTGGTATTGTTACACGGCAATCAATCATTCGGAGcaaattttcaaacttaaaaatatagctataataaataatgaaataaaaaaattaatacaaaagtaaaagtacttgatcttcattttcagtgacggatccaggaatttttggtgggtatgttaaaatatttttgtactttgtATCACATTTGCatctcctgaaaaaaaaattaggtcctcaatttttaagatatttttggaCTTTTTGATTCTGGGGGATGGGATGCATACCCCGTCCCGTCCCCCTAAACCCGTCACTGTCCACTTTCCCTTTCTTTGGATGATTAGTTACAACCCAAGtagttctaaaaaattataaaaagaatctACAATATATCCAAAGAATCTACAATAGAACTTTAAACCTggtcttttatatatttatatatatatatatatatatatatatatatatatatatatatatatatatatatatatatatatgtatatatatatatatatatatatatatacatatatatatatatatatatatatatatatatatatatatatatatatatatatatatatatgttttttttttatgtatatatatatatatacatatatatctatttttatatatatatacatatacatatatattcaaattcTTACGGCGCTCtcatgccagtttttgcaacaacaacaaaaaaaaaatatatacaattttttttgcaaaaactggcataagagcgccattttttcaccttttttttctaacattttgcTTAAACTGGACAAaacttttgattgtttttaaggACAAATCGTAAACATTGCGATGTAAAGTTGTAAGATTTTCCTGACCACGTTTCTTCCTTGTGAGATGTTTAACGTTATTTATAAGATAGAATAGATCATAACATTTACAATTAGgcaaaaaaagtcaataattgagataattttgtttaaaaaaattattgtttatcatttaaaatgctGCTGGGGCAGTTTTGAATAAATCGAATGGGGCACCTTTGAATCGTTTAAACTTCTCACACTGTATTGCTTGATTATTACGGCCTGAATTTTGATtgtctaatattaaaaatggttcgaaattataaaaaaagagagtTACAGAAGTCATAGAGAAAGATATTAATAATGCTGTTCTCCAAGTTGTAAATGGATTAATGTGGCCAAGCGAAGctgctaaaatttataatataaatcgtAATACTTTACATTACAGAATAaagaagtataaaaatataagaccAAGCTTGGTTTGACAACTAAATATACTGTTGCACAAGTATTTaacaaagatgaaaaaataatgcTAAGAGACCACCTAACAAAAAGCTCTAAAATGAATTATGGCGtaacatataaaaaagcaaGAGAATTAGCATTTCATTATGCTATGAAACTTTGCAAATGTCCAAGTAACTGATGGAACGTCAAGACAGATGGAAAATAAACAAGCTGGTATAGAGTGGTTGAAGGGTTTCATGAAACGTCACCAAGAACTTTCACTTAGAAAACCTGAAAATACAAGTTAGTCTCATTCAACAAGTTTCAATCAGCACAATGTAAATCAGTTTTTTGtaccaaagtttaaaaaaaatataatttaatttctgataaaattaataatatcgaCAAAATCAGCATTATGACAGTAGTACAAGCACCCCATGTTATAGCATCACATGGAACAAAATAAGTAGGACAGTGTGTGTCTGCTGAACGTGGGCAACTAATTACTATGTGTAATGTAGGAAATACCATAGGAAATTTCAATCCACCTGTCTTCATATTTCCAAGAGCACGGTTTCATGAAACCATGATAAAAGGAGGACCATCTGGTTGTATTGGTTATGCAAACAGTCCAACAAGTGACTAGATGACAGGGCCATTGTTTTTAAGGTTCTAGAACATATAAAAATACTACTCAGATGTTCGAAAGTGGATCTTATTTTACTCTTAATGGATAATCATGAAAGCCTTTATACATTAGATACCATTGAAATGGAATG
Encoded here:
- the LOC105843588 gene encoding tyrosinase isoform X4, with product MMSTLKLAKQEIEADLSDERNIIIVIVDEDLDEPTFDFLKSTRVSTLNLGVYILCVSQNISKFQFRKEVGFQWIYANSTSAIKNLSFLRENRQSCGKTSIALDECNRLCDCINYMMVNCKRVRKEFSSMSKEERDLYLNVLKELSTNRKYFKIYQQFVDLHSKYFDSGIHEDEQFSPWHRSYIFKFENLLRMIDCRVTIPVWNWASYSHVIWKSTPTYHMWDDDGGFGSDGDKNIAYCVGKGIFSAENWQLRLEDMEIIRNETCLGEDEEITAESKKCFETSRLPIYNKCLRRRFNGAVPNISEIIDVMKKIKPENFLTFENTLRRLWHNKVHNRIGGHMQTQYAAYSPEFWSHHAMLDAIWTKWQEKCKDCIYNSITESELRLIGFNTYRRHYLDISALGECGVHVMYDQIFDISFE